A section of the Saccopteryx leptura isolate mSacLep1 chromosome 4, mSacLep1_pri_phased_curated, whole genome shotgun sequence genome encodes:
- the LOC136404452 gene encoding small ribosomal subunit protein eS12-like produces the protein MDVYTALQAVLKTALIHDGLTRRIREAAKALDKRQAHLCDEPMGSSNCDEPMHVELVEALCAEHQLNLIKIDNKKLGEWVGLCKIDRKGKPRKVAGCSCVVDKDYGKESQAKDVIEEYFKCKK, from the coding sequence ATGGACGTTTATACTGCTTTACAAGCGGTGCTGAAGACCGCCCTCATCCACGATGGCCTAACCCGCAGAATTCGTGAAGCTGCCAAAGCCTTAGACAAGCGCCAAGCCCACCTTTGTGATGAGCCTATGGGATCATCCAACTGTGATGAGCCTATGCATGTCGAGTTGGTAGAGGCCCTTTGTGCTGAGCACCAGCTCAACCTAATTAAGATTGACAACAAGAAACTAGGGGAATGGGTAGGCCTCTGTAAAATCGACAGAAAGGGAAAACCCCGTAAAGTGGCTGGTTGCAGTTGTGTGGTGGATAAGGACTATGGCAAAGAATCTCAGGCAAAGGATGTCATCGAGGAGTATTTCAAAtgcaagaaatga